Within the Aeromicrobium sp. Root236 genome, the region TCAGCCTGCTGCGGGACCGTTGGTGTGCTGGCCGAGGAGGTCCTTGCCGATGATGTCCATCTCGACGGCCTTCTCGCCGGCATAGCAGGTCCAGTGCAGACCGGCGGAGTCCTGGCCGATGCAACCGCCGGCGATGTTGTCGTCGGCGTCGTTGAACGTCTCCTTGGTGCCCTTGTAGTCCTCGAGGATCTCCTTGCTCGGCGCCTTCGCGAGGGTGCAGTCGAACTCGATGTCGCTCTTCTTGGTGCAGGTCGGGTCGGTGTCGATGAAGATCACGCTGCTGCCCGGCATGCCCCGCTCGACCGTGTCGGGCGACAGCAGGCTGACGGCGGCTGCGGCACCGCCACCGACGACGAGGACGCCGGCGGTGGCGAAGGCGGCGATCGTGGTGCGGGAGCGCTTGCGGCGGCGGCGTACGACGATCGATCCGGCGATCTGGGCGGCGACGGCCTGCTCGAGGTCGTCACCGATGCGGGTGAGGTCGGACTGGGTGGTGGGGTTCATGACGATTCCTTGGGGTTCGAGACGGTCTGGAGGGAGGTCCGCATGCGGGCGAGGCCACGGGACACGCGGATGCGGGCCGCGGTCGGGGTGCAGTCGAGCTCCTCGGCGACCTCGTCGTACGGACGGTCGGAGAGGACGCGGAGCTCGACGGCGAGGCGTTGGGACTCCGGCAATGTCGAGAGTGCCTCCTCGACGTCGGAGTCCATGCCGTCGACCCATGCGGTGTCGGGCGTGGCGCTCGAGCGGCCGTGGGTGATCCGCAGGGCCTGGCTGGCCTCGCTGATCAGTCGCCGTTCGCGCGCGGAACGGGAGAGGACGTTGCGGGCGATGCCGAACAGCCATGGACCGGCCGAGCCGTCCTTCTGGTCGACGAACCGGTGCCGCGACGTCCACACCTGCGCGAACGTCTCCGCCGTGAGGTCGAGCGCGGCCTCACGGTCGGACGTACGACGGAGCAGGAAGGCGTGGATCGGCTCGGCATAGCGGTCGTAGAGCTCGCGGAACGCCTGCGGATCGTGGCCCGACGACGCGATCAGCTCGGCGTCGGACTTCACGTGAACACTTCGATCATGGATGGCGGGACCTCCGGTCGGCTTGGACATGACATCACGTACATGCCGCGGCGGGCACGGAATGTTTCACCGGCTCGCGATCTTTCCGCGTCCAGCCTCCCGCAGTAGCGTCGAAGGGACATCCACGACGGAAGAGGTTCACGATGCCCACACGCACAGCACGTACGGCCTGGGACGGCGGCCTGCAGGACGGTTCGGGACAGGTCGAGCTGACCAGCTCGGGCCTCGGCACGTTCGAGGTCTCGTTCCCCCAGCGCGCGTCCGAGGACGGCGGTGGTGTCACCAACCCCGAGGAGCTCATCGGCGCGGCGCACTCGGCCTGCTACGCGATGTCGCTGGCCGGGCAGCTGGGCGCTCGCGACGCGACACCGCTGTCGATGGAGATCCGCGCTGACGTGACCCTCGGCCCCGACCCGGAGGGCGGCTTCAAGATCACCGGCATCACGCTGACCGTCCGTGGCGAGGCCGACGGCATCGACGAGGCCGGGTTCCTGGAGGCCGCCGAGGCGGCCAAGGTCGGCTGCCCGGTCAGCAAGGCCCTCGCCGGCGTCGACATCACCCTCGATGCCGCGATGGAGACGCCCTAGGCGTACGGGCTACGACTTGGGCGCGGAGAGGACCTTGGAGGTCGAGGTCTTCTCCTCGCCCCCGTCGCGGTCGGTGATCTCGAGTCGCGCCCGCAGGGGCTTCTCGGGGTTGTCGAGGCACTTGAGCGGCACCGTCATGGACAGCTGCGGTCCACGGATGCGCATCGCCGACGCGCAGGCGTACTGCTCGTCCTTGCCGTCCTTGGCGAGGTAGAGCTGCGGGAACACGAAGGCGCCGCGCGCGTCCTGGAACGTGGTGACGCGCCAGAGCACCTTGCCGTTGTCCTGGCCCAGGACGAGGCTGACCGAGTCGATCTTCTTGAGGTCGATGTCGGGGATCTCGGCACCGACCGCGAACACGGTCGCGCCGCGGGCGACGGTCGCGGTCTTGACGGCGATCTCGTCAGGAGCGTCGCCGGAGCCCTTGAGCTTGTCCTGCGGCGCCTTGGTGCCGGCGGCCTCGGTCGTCTTGGTGGCCTTGGGCTCTGCCGGGGTGTCGTCTCCACCGCCGCGCACGAGGAGGACGCCGAGGATGATGACGATCACGATGCCGGCCGCCGCAGCCGGCACCACGAGCCGGTTGCGTCCTGAGGGGTTCCCAGTGCTCATCGTTCTCCACCTTCGTCGCTGATCTTCGTCGTTGCGTCAGAGCGAGCCTAGAGCACGGCCTCGTGAGCGATCGACCCGACGAAACGTCCTCCTCGTACGAGATGCTGGTCGCGTGAAGCCAACCGTCCCCGGCCGCCTCCACGCCCAAGGCCTGACGTCCGCCCGATTCGACGCGGCCGCCGACGTCGTACGCCACCTCGGCTGCGTCCAGTCCCAGCTCCACGACATGGCGCTGTGGGCCGTCGCCCGCCGCACGACCGGGCTGACGCTCGCGGACGCCCAGGCAGCGTTCGACCGGGGCGACTTCCTCCGCACGCACGTCCTGCGGCCGACCTGGCACTACGTCGACCCGGCCGACATCCACTGGCTGCTGGCTCTCACCGCACCCCGGGTCCGCCAGGTCATGACGTCCAGCTGGGCCGCGCTGGGCCTCGGTCCGGAGCTCATCGAGCGGGGCTCCGAGGTCATCGTCGCGGCCCTGGCCGACGGCGCGCCGCACACCCGGGCCGAGCTCGCCACGGCGCTCGAGGATGCCGGGCTGCAGGCCAAGGGCACGTTCCTCGTCCATCAGCTCATGAACGCAGAGATCAGCCTGCTGTGTGCCAACGGCCCGATGCGCGGCAAGCAGCACACGTACGTCGCCCTGCCGTCGGCCCCCGACGAGCGGACCTACGACGAGCTGCTGACCGAGGTCGCCCGGCGCTATGCCCGGGGCCACGGCGCGTTCCGCGACAAGGACCTCGCCTGGTGGACGAGCCTGACCTTGACCGACAGCCGCCGCGCGATCGAGCTGGCGGAGCTCCGACCGCTCGAGGTCGGCGGCGAGGCCTACTGGACGCTCGACCAACCGGTCGACACCGAGGTGCCACCGGCGATGCTGCTGTCCAACTTCGACGAGTACATCTCCTACGCCCGCGACCCCGAGGACTACACGGGCTTCGACGGCACGGTCGACGACGTCATGCGTGGTGCCGGCCTGCTCATGATCGGCGGCCGGTTGTCGGGCCGGTGGGCCCGGACCGTCACGGCCAAGACCGTCAGGATCGTCGTCGACCGCGCACCCCGGATCACGGCCTCCACCAGGCGCGCGCTCGACGAGGAGGCAGCGGCATTCGGGCGCTTCCTGGGCCGCGAGCCCGAGCTCGTCATCGCCGACTGATGCGGCGGCACGTGATGTCCGCCACGTCGCAGGGCCCCAGCCTGAAGATCGCGGGAATTCCGGGGCGAACCTGCCTGCAGGCGGATGGACCGTCGCGTTACCCTGTTAACGGTAGTTTTCGCACGCGCGCCAGCACACAATTCGGAAGAGGCGATCGAGGCTGTGGCCGAGTCCTCACAAGACCATTCAACCCCTGATTTCGGCACGAACCAGTGGCTCGTCGAAGAGATGTACGAGCGATTCCGCCAAGACCCTGCTTCGGTCGACGCCACCTGGGTGACGTTCTTCCAGACCGGTGATGGCGCGGCCCTGGCCAACGGGTCCGGCAACGGCAGCTCCCCCAACGGCGTGGCCGGCACCACGGCGACGCAGGCCCCGGCCGCCGCCAAGCCCGCCGAGCAGCCGGCCGCACCGGCCGAGACCGCCGCACCGAGTCCGGCTCCCACGGCACCCACGTCGTCGACGCCCCCGGCACCCAAGACCGAGCCGGCGACCGTCACCCCGGCCCAGAGCCAGGTGGCCGCACCCGCGCACATCGATCCGCCGGCTCCCACCCCGCCGGTGATCGACGCCCCGACCTCTCGCGCCACGACCGTGGCCACCCCCAACGGCAGCGCCGCCGACGCGCCCAAGAACGGGCCCGGCGAGGTCGAGAACGTCGTGCTGCGTGGCGCCGCCGCCCGCACCGTCGCCAACATGGACGCCAGCCTCGCGGTGCCGACCGCGACCAGCGTGCGCTCCGTGCCGGTCAAGCTGCTGTTCGACAACCGCATCGTGATCAACAACCACCTCGCCCGTGCACGCGGCGGCAAGGTGTCGTTCACCCACCTCATTGGGTGGGCGATCGTCAAGGCGCTCAAGGCGATGCCCGAGATGAACACGGGCTTCCAGGTCGTCGACGGCAAGCCCAACCAGCTCAAGCCCGAGCACATCAACTTCGGCCTCGCGATCGACCTCAAGAAGCCCGACGGCTCGCGCACGCTGCTCGTCCCCTCGATCAAGGCCGCCGAGACGATGGGCTTCGCCGAGTTCTGGGCGGCGTACGAGTCGATGGTCCGCAAGGCGCGCGACGGCAAGCTCGAGGTCACCGACTTCCAGGGCACGACCGTCAGCCTGACCAACCCCGGTGGCATCGGCACCAACCACTCGATCCCCCGCCTGATGCAGGGCCAGGGCGTCATCATCGGCGTCGGCTCGATGGAGTACCCGCCGGAGTTCCAGGGCGCCAGCGAGCACACGCTCGCACAGATGGCGATCTCCAAGATGATGACGCTGACGTCGACCTACGACCACCGCGTCATCCAGGGTGCGCAGTCCGGCGAGTTCCTCAAGAAGATCCACGCGCTGCTGCTCGGCGAGGAGAACTTCTACGACGAGATCTTCCGCGCGCTCAAGATCCCCTACGAGCCCATCCGCTGGGCCCAGGACATCGCGGTCAGCCACGACGACGAGGTGCACAAGCAGGCTCGCGTCCTCGAGCTGATCCACGCGTTCCGCGTGCGGGGCCACCTGATGGCCGACACCAACCCGCTCGACAACCGGCCGCGCAGCCACGCCGACCTCGACACGGCGTCGCACGGCCTGACGCTGTGGGACCTCGACCGCGAGTTCGCCACGGGATCGTTCAAGACCGACAAGCGCTTCATGAAGCTGCGCGAGATCCTCGGCATCCTGCGCGACTCCTACGCCCGCACGATCGGCCTGGAGTACATGCACATCCAGGACCCCGACGAGCGGGCCTGGTTCCAGGAGCGCATCGAGCGCCCGCACACCAAGCCTCCGCGTGAGGAGCAGCTGCGCATCCTGCAGAAGCTCAACCAGGCCGAGGCCTTCGAGACGTTCCTGCAGACCAAGTTCGTCGGCCAGAAGCGCTTCAGCCTCGAGGGCGGTGAGACGACGATCCCCGTGCTCGACGAGATCTGCGAGGCGGCCGCAGCCGACAGCCTCGACGAGGTCTGCATCGGCATGGCCCACCGTGGCCGGCTCAACGTGCTGGTCAACATCGCCGGCAAGCACGCCGGTTCGGTGTTCCGCGAGTTCGAGGGCAACATCGACCCGCGCACCGTGCAGGGCTCCGGCGACGTCAAGTACCACCTCGGCGTCGAGGGTGAGTTCACCTCAGGCACCGGCGACAAGATCAAGGTCTCGGTGGCGGCCAACCCGTCGCACCTCGAGGTCGTTGACCCGGTCCTCGAGGGCATTGCCCGCGCCAAGCAGGACCGCCTCAACCGCGGTGCCGACTACCCCGTCCTGCCGGTCCTCGTGCACGGCGACGCCGCGTTCGCGGGCCAGGGCGTCGTGGCCGAGACGCTCAACCTCTCGCAGCTGCGCGGCTACCGCACCGGCGGCACGATCCACCTGATCGTCAACAACCAGGTGGGCTTCACGACGGCACCGTCGTCGTCCCGCTCCTCGACCTACTGCACCGACGTCGCCCGCATGATCCAGGCGCCGGTCTTCCACGTCAACGGCGACGACCCCGAGGCGTGCATCCGCGTGGCGCACCTGGCCTACGAGTACCGCCGGACGTTCCACAAGGACATCGTCATCGACCTGGTCTGCTACCGCCGCCGCGGTCACAACGAGGGTGACGACCCGAGCTTCACCCAGCCGCTGATGTACGACACGATCAACGCCAAGAAGTCGGTGCGCAAGCTCTACACCGAGGCACTGGTCGGACGTGGCGACATCACGCTGGAGGAGGCCGAGGCAGCGCTCAGCGACTACCAGGCCCAGCTCGAGCGCAACTTCGCGGAGGTCAAGGAGACCTCGACGGATCCCGGCTACTCGCGCACCCCGGACTACCCCGACAAGCCCGAGCACGCCGGCGAGCTCGTCACGGCGGTCACGCCCGAGACCATGAAGGCGATCGCCGACGCCTACACCAACGTCCCCGAGGGCTTCACGGTCCACCCCAAGGTGCTGCCGCAGCTGCAGCGCCGCGCGCAGTCCATCAGCGCCGGCCCGATCGACTGGGGCACCGGCGAGATCCTCGCGCTCGGCTCGTTGCTGCTCGACGGGCGGCCCGTACGCCTTGCCGGCCAGGACTCGCGTCGTGGCACGTTCTCGTCGCGGTTCGCCACGATCATCGACCGGGTCAACGCCAACGAGTGGACGCCGCTGGCCAACATCGGCGACGACCAGGCCACGTTCTACATCTACGACTCGCTGCTGAGCGAGTACGCCGCGCTCGGCTTCGAGTACGGCTACTCCGTCGCCCGGCCCGAGGCTCTCACGATCTGGGAGGCGCAGTTCGGCGACTTCGTCAACGGCGCCCAGTCCGTGATCGACGAGTACATCTCAGCCGGTGAGAGCAAGTGGGGCCAGAAGTCCGGCGTCGTGCTGCTCCTGCCGCACGGCCACGAGGGCCAGGGACCCGACCACACGTCGGCCCGGATCGAGCGGTTCCTCGAGCTGTGCGCCAACGACGCCATGACGCTCGCCCAGCCGTCGACCCCCGCGTCGTACTTCCACCTGCTGCGCCGGCAGAACCTCGAGAGCCAGCACCGTCCGCTGATCGTCTTCACGCCGAAGTCGATGCTGCGCAGCAAGGCCGCTGCCTCGCAGCCCGAGGACTTCACGTCGGGCAAGTTCCGGCCGGTCATCGGCGACGACTCGGTCGAGGCGTCCAAGGTCGAGCGCGTCCTGGTCTGCTCCGGCAAGATCGCCTGGGACCTGTTCGCCGAGCGCGAGAAGCGCGAGTCGGGTCAGTCCCGCACCGCGATCGTCCGCCTCGAGCAGCTCTACCCGCGTCCCACGTCGGAGCTCAACGCCGCGGTCGGCCAGTTCGTCAACGCCCGCGAGGTGCGCTGGGTGCAGGACGAGCCGGCCAACCAGGGTCCGTGGCCGCACGTCGCGCTGCACTTCAGCGGTGAGTTCGACGGTCTCCCGCTGCTGCGGGTGTCGCGCCCGGAGTCCTCGGCACCGTCGGTCGGTTCGCACAACCGGCACGTCGAGGAGCAGGCCGCGCTGATGCAGCAGGCCTTCAGCTGACGCATGTACTTCACGGATCGCGGCATCGAGGAGCTCCAGAGCCGGCGAGGTGACGAGGAGGTCACCTTCGCCTGGCTCGCCGAGCGGCTCGTCGAGTTCGTCGACCTCAACCCCGAGTTCGAGGTCCCCGTCGAGCGCCTGGCCACTTGGCTGGCGCGCCTCGACGACGATGACGAGTAGGAACGTCACCGGGCTCTGAGACAGTACGACGGTGGACTTCGACCAGCCTCCCGTCGTACGCGTCTCGCGTGATCCCGAGGCCGGCATGCCGGCCGGCGAGTGGCCGGCCACCATCCCGGCCGTGGCCCAGCTGCTCGCCGACGGCATCGACCTCGCCCCGGGCGTCACGTTCCTCGTCGGCGAGAACGGCTCCGGCAAGTCGACCCTCGTCGAGGCGATCGCCGTCGCGTACGGGCTGTCCCCCGAAGGCGGCAGTGCCCACGGCAAGCACGTGACCCGGTCCAGCGAGTCACCGCTCCATCGGGCGCTCATGGTCCAGAGGGGCATCGGCTCCGGCACGTGGGGATTCTTCCTGCGCGCGGAGACGATGCACGGCTGGTACACCTACATGGACGAGTACGGCGGCCCGAACGACACCGACTACCACGCGATGAGCCACGGGGAGTCGTTCCTCGAGGTGCTCAACCGCAAGTTCGACTCGCCCAGCTTCTACTGCCTCGACGAGCCCGAGGCGGCGCTGTCGTTCCGCTCGACCCTGACGCTGATCCGCGTGCTGCACGACATCGCCGAGGCGGGCGGCCAAGTGCTCTGCGCGACGCACTCCCCCGTGCTCGCGTCGATGCCCGGCGCGCACATCCTCGAGGTCGGCGACTGGGGACTGCGCGAGGCCGCCTGGGAGGACCTCGAGCTCGTCAGGCACTGGAAGGCGTACCTCGACGCCCCGATGCGCTACCTCCGCCACACCCTCGCCGACGACTGACGCACCGAGATCTGGCCGCGGATCCACGTCGCGGACGCCGGCGCACGTGGATTCGCGGCCAGATCTCGGGGGACGGGGACTAGAGGGTCAGGACGATCTTGCCGAAGACGCTGCCGTCGATGACCGAGGCGAGACCGTCGGCTGCATCGGCCATCGGGATCACCCGGTCGATCAGCGGACGCGTGCCGGTGACGTCCATGAACTGCGCGAGCCGGTGCAGCTCGTCGCGGGTGCCCATCGTGGAGCCGTGGACACGCATCTGCTGGAAGAAGATGCGGGTCAGCTCGGCGTGCGACGGGGCATCGCCCGACGTCGCGCCGGCGATGACGATCGTGCCGCCGGGCCGCATCGACTTGACCGAGTGCGACCAGGTCGCCGCGCCGACGGTCTCGATCACGGCGTCGACCTTGCTGGGCAGCCGCGCACCGGACTCGAATACCTCGTGCGCGCCGATCTCGAGCGCCTTGTCCCGCTTGTCCTCGTCACGGCTCGTCGCATAGACGCGGAACCCGGCAGCCCGCGCCAGCGTGATCGCCGCGGTCGCCACCCCACCGCCGGCACCCTGCACGAGCACCGTGTCGCCCTGCTGCAGGCCCGACTGGGTGAACAGCATCCGGTAGGCCGTCAGCCACGCCGTCGGCAGGCACGCCGCCTCGGCGAACGACAGTCCCGCCGGCTTCGCGACGACGTTGCGCGTGGGCACCGCGACCTTCTCGGCGAACGTGCCCTGGTGACGCTCCGACAGCAGGGACCGCTTGGGGTCGAGCGTCTCGTCACCCCGCCACGACGGATCGCTGATCACGGCGTGCACCACGACCTCGTTGCCGTCCTCGTCGTAGCCTGCGGCGTCGCAGCCGAGGATCATCGGCAGGGACTCTTCGCGCAGTCCGACGCCGCGCAGGCTCCACACGTCGTGGTGATTGATCGAGGCAGCCTTGACCGTCACGGTGGTCCAGCCGTCGGGCACCTCCGGGTCGGGTCGCTCACCCACGACGAGTCCGCTCAACGGGTCCTTGGGATCGATCGTGCCTGCGTAGACGGCGAACATGCGGCTCCTGGTCTGAGGTTGATCAGTACGGGCGGCGAGCCAGGCCCTCGCGGCGCGCGGTTTCCGTGACGGCTCGTGCCACGGCAGAGGCTACCCGCGGATCGAACGGTGACGGGATGACGTACGTCTCACTGAGGTCGTCGCCCACGAGATCTGCGATCGCGTTGGCGGCCGCGAGCTTCATGCCCTCGGAGATCCGCGTCGCGCGTACGTCGAGGGCACCGCGGAAGATGCCGGGGAACACCAGCACGTTGTTGATCTGGTTGGGGAAGTCCGAGCGCCCGGTCGCCACGATGCGCGCGTACTTGTGCGCGATGTCGGGATGCACTTCGGGGTTGGGGTTGGCCATCGCGAAGACGATCGAGTCGGGCGCCATCGAGGCCACCGCCGCCTCGGGGATCGTGCCACCGGAGACCCCGATGAAGACGTCGGCGCCGTCGAGGGCGTCGTCGATGGTCCCGGGCCTCGCCCATGGAGCCGTCGCCTCGGCGATGCCGGCCTTGACCACGTCGAGGCCCTCGCGGCCCGGGTGGATGACACCCGAGCGGTCGACGACGGCGATCTTGCGGACGCCCGCGGTCTGGAGGATCTTCATGATCGCGACGCCGGCCGCACCGGCACCGGAGATCACGACCTTGACGTCGTCGAGCTCGCGGTCCGTCACGCGTACGGCATTGATCAGCGCCGCCAGCGTCACGACGGCGGTGCCGTGCTGGTCGTCGTGGAAGACCGGGATCTCGAGCCGCTCGATCAGCCGGCGCTCGATCTCGAAGCAGCGAGGGCTGGAGATGTCCTCGAGGTTGATGCCGCCGAATGTCGGCGCGAGCCGGATGATCGTCTCGACGATCTCGTCGACGTCGGTCGTGTCGAGGGCGACCGGGATCGCGTCGACGCCGCCGAACTGCTTGAACAGCACGGCCTTGCCCTCCATGACGGGCATGGAGGCGGCCGGGCCGATGTCGCCGAGGCCCAGCACCGCGGTGCCGTCGGTGATCACCGCGACGGTGTTGGAGACCCAGGTGTAGTCGTGGGCCAGGGCCGGGTCGGCGGCGATCGCCTCGCAGACCTTGGCGACGCCGGGCGTGTAGGACATCGCGAGATCCTGCGCGTTGCGCAGGGGCACCGTCGCCGCGATCGCCATCTTGCCGCCGCGATGCAGCGCGAAGATCGGGTCGTCGGGGTCAGGCGTGTCGGTGTGCAAGTCGATGTCAGTGGCAACCATGGTGGGAATCCCTCGGGACGTTCCGTACGTTCTCATCGGGACCGATCAGGTCGCCGGCGCGGCAAGTGAGCCGCGGGGTGACGCCCGCAACAGCGAGGTCACACGGGTTGTGCCCGGCTGTCAGTCTCTCATACGGGCTGGTCACCACCGAGTGCCCGGGTCACCGGCGGGGCGAGGAGGCAGCCCAGCGTGACCGCGGCCGCGGCGCCCACCAGAACCGGGATCCAGCCCGGGATGTCGGCGAGGTTGAACGCGATGATGAGCTGGATGATCTGGGTCACCACGAGGGGGCTGCGGGCCCACACCTCACCCAGCGTCAGACGCCAGGCCGCCCATGCCTGGAATCCTCCGTAGACGACCAGGATCACCGACACCCCGATGCCGGTGCCGACGCTGTCGCCGTCGAGATCGGCGACGCCGAGCACGGCCAGCACGACGCAGGTGACGGCCTCGGCGAGGACGATCGCGGCGGCCAGCAGGAGGAGGTTTCGGGCCGTACCGACCGGCCGTTCGTGAGCGCTCACGTCCCCAGCCTAGGGAGCGTGTGACTCATCCGACAATTCGCGCAGGGCATTGCCCTTGTAATGCAGTTGAAATGTTGAAAACATGGAGGTCAACGCCTTGGTCACAGGTCAAACAGGCCTGCCCAGGGAGCAAAACCGAACGGGAAGGAGTGTCCACATGGATTGGCGTCACAAGTCTGCATGCCTCGATGAGGACCCTGAGCTCTTCTTCCCCATCGGCAACACGGGTCCCGCCATCTTGCAGATCGAAGAGGCCAAGGTCGTATGCCGCCGCTGTGATGTCCGCGAGCAGTGCCTGCAATGGGCACTCGAGTCCGGACAGGACCACGGTGTGTGGGGAGGCTTGAGCGAAGACGAACGTCGTACGCTGAAGCGCCGCAATGCTCGGGCACGTATTCGTACTGCCTGACGTACGCACGTATCGGTGAACCCCGTGGCCTCGGCCGCGGGGTTCTTTGCATCCCGTCCACCTAGACGCTGAGCGAGATGGCGACGGTCGTGCCGCCGCCGAAGCGCGGCTCGAACGCCAGCGAGCCGTGCAGCTCGCCCTCGACGAGCGTCGTGACGATCGACAGCCCGAGGCTGCTCGCCGGGTCGAAGTCGGCCGGCAGGCCACGCCCGTCGTCGCTGACCCGCAGGCGTACGCGGTCGCGGATCCGGTTGACCGCGAGCGTCAGGGTGCCGCCCTCCTCGCCGAACGCGTGCGCCGACGCGTTCTGGATCAGCTCGGTCAGCACCATCGCGAGCGGCGTCGCCACGGCGCCGGGCAGCAGGCCGAACGAACCGATGCGGTCCGCACTGATCCGGCCGGCGCCCGAGGTCTCCTCGGCGACGTCAAGCACGGTGCGGAGCAGGCGGTCGGCGATCTCGTCGAAGGCGACGTTGTCGTCGAACGACTGGCTGAGGGTCTCGTGGACGAGGGCGATCGACCCGACCCTGCGGACCGCGTCGTCGAGTGCTGCGCGTGCCTCGGGGATCTCCGTCCGGCGCCCCTGCAGGCGAAGGAGGGCGGCCACGGTC harbors:
- a CDS encoding RNA polymerase sigma factor; the encoded protein is MKSDAELIASSGHDPQAFRELYDRYAEPIHAFLLRRTSDREAALDLTAETFAQVWTSRHRFVDQKDGSAGPWLFGIARNVLSRSARERRLISEASQALRITHGRSSATPDTAWVDGMDSDVEEALSTLPESQRLAVELRVLSDRPYDEVAEELDCTPTAARIRVSRGLARMRTSLQTVSNPKESS
- a CDS encoding NADP-dependent malic enzyme gives rise to the protein MVATDIDLHTDTPDPDDPIFALHRGGKMAIAATVPLRNAQDLAMSYTPGVAKVCEAIAADPALAHDYTWVSNTVAVITDGTAVLGLGDIGPAASMPVMEGKAVLFKQFGGVDAIPVALDTTDVDEIVETIIRLAPTFGGINLEDISSPRCFEIERRLIERLEIPVFHDDQHGTAVVTLAALINAVRVTDRELDDVKVVISGAGAAGVAIMKILQTAGVRKIAVVDRSGVIHPGREGLDVVKAGIAEATAPWARPGTIDDALDGADVFIGVSGGTIPEAAVASMAPDSIVFAMANPNPEVHPDIAHKYARIVATGRSDFPNQINNVLVFPGIFRGALDVRATRISEGMKLAAANAIADLVGDDLSETYVIPSPFDPRVASAVARAVTETARREGLARRPY
- a CDS encoding DUF6104 family protein is translated as MYFTDRGIEELQSRRGDEEVTFAWLAERLVEFVDLNPEFEVPVERLATWLARLDDDDE
- a CDS encoding OsmC family peroxiredoxin, which translates into the protein MPTRTARTAWDGGLQDGSGQVELTSSGLGTFEVSFPQRASEDGGGVTNPEELIGAAHSACYAMSLAGQLGARDATPLSMEIRADVTLGPDPEGGFKITGITLTVRGEADGIDEAGFLEAAEAAKVGCPVSKALAGVDITLDAAMETP
- a CDS encoding zinc-binding dehydrogenase, whose product is MFAVYAGTIDPKDPLSGLVVGERPDPEVPDGWTTVTVKAASINHHDVWSLRGVGLREESLPMILGCDAAGYDEDGNEVVVHAVISDPSWRGDETLDPKRSLLSERHQGTFAEKVAVPTRNVVAKPAGLSFAEAACLPTAWLTAYRMLFTQSGLQQGDTVLVQGAGGGVATAAITLARAAGFRVYATSRDEDKRDKALEIGAHEVFESGARLPSKVDAVIETVGAATWSHSVKSMRPGGTIVIAGATSGDAPSHAELTRIFFQQMRVHGSTMGTRDELHRLAQFMDVTGTRPLIDRVIPMADAADGLASVIDGSVFGKIVLTL
- a CDS encoding WhiB family transcriptional regulator, with the translated sequence MDWRHKSACLDEDPELFFPIGNTGPAILQIEEAKVVCRRCDVREQCLQWALESGQDHGVWGGLSEDERRTLKRRNARARIRTA
- a CDS encoding multifunctional oxoglutarate decarboxylase/oxoglutarate dehydrogenase thiamine pyrophosphate-binding subunit/dihydrolipoyllysine-residue succinyltransferase subunit, translated to MYERFRQDPASVDATWVTFFQTGDGAALANGSGNGSSPNGVAGTTATQAPAAAKPAEQPAAPAETAAPSPAPTAPTSSTPPAPKTEPATVTPAQSQVAAPAHIDPPAPTPPVIDAPTSRATTVATPNGSAADAPKNGPGEVENVVLRGAAARTVANMDASLAVPTATSVRSVPVKLLFDNRIVINNHLARARGGKVSFTHLIGWAIVKALKAMPEMNTGFQVVDGKPNQLKPEHINFGLAIDLKKPDGSRTLLVPSIKAAETMGFAEFWAAYESMVRKARDGKLEVTDFQGTTVSLTNPGGIGTNHSIPRLMQGQGVIIGVGSMEYPPEFQGASEHTLAQMAISKMMTLTSTYDHRVIQGAQSGEFLKKIHALLLGEENFYDEIFRALKIPYEPIRWAQDIAVSHDDEVHKQARVLELIHAFRVRGHLMADTNPLDNRPRSHADLDTASHGLTLWDLDREFATGSFKTDKRFMKLREILGILRDSYARTIGLEYMHIQDPDERAWFQERIERPHTKPPREEQLRILQKLNQAEAFETFLQTKFVGQKRFSLEGGETTIPVLDEICEAAAADSLDEVCIGMAHRGRLNVLVNIAGKHAGSVFREFEGNIDPRTVQGSGDVKYHLGVEGEFTSGTGDKIKVSVAANPSHLEVVDPVLEGIARAKQDRLNRGADYPVLPVLVHGDAAFAGQGVVAETLNLSQLRGYRTGGTIHLIVNNQVGFTTAPSSSRSSTYCTDVARMIQAPVFHVNGDDPEACIRVAHLAYEYRRTFHKDIVIDLVCYRRRGHNEGDDPSFTQPLMYDTINAKKSVRKLYTEALVGRGDITLEEAEAALSDYQAQLERNFAEVKETSTDPGYSRTPDYPDKPEHAGELVTAVTPETMKAIADAYTNVPEGFTVHPKVLPQLQRRAQSISAGPIDWGTGEILALGSLLLDGRPVRLAGQDSRRGTFSSRFATIIDRVNANEWTPLANIGDDQATFYIYDSLLSEYAALGFEYGYSVARPEALTIWEAQFGDFVNGAQSVIDEYISAGESKWGQKSGVVLLLPHGHEGQGPDHTSARIERFLELCANDAMTLAQPSTPASYFHLLRRQNLESQHRPLIVFTPKSMLRSKAAASQPEDFTSGKFRPVIGDDSVEASKVERVLVCSGKIAWDLFAEREKRESGQSRTAIVRLEQLYPRPTSELNAAVGQFVNAREVRWVQDEPANQGPWPHVALHFSGEFDGLPLLRVSRPESSAPSVGSHNRHVEEQAALMQQAFS
- a CDS encoding winged helix DNA-binding domain-containing protein, whose product is MKPTVPGRLHAQGLTSARFDAAADVVRHLGCVQSQLHDMALWAVARRTTGLTLADAQAAFDRGDFLRTHVLRPTWHYVDPADIHWLLALTAPRVRQVMTSSWAALGLGPELIERGSEVIVAALADGAPHTRAELATALEDAGLQAKGTFLVHQLMNAEISLLCANGPMRGKQHTYVALPSAPDERTYDELLTEVARRYARGHGAFRDKDLAWWTSLTLTDSRRAIELAELRPLEVGGEAYWTLDQPVDTEVPPAMLLSNFDEYISYARDPEDYTGFDGTVDDVMRGAGLLMIGGRLSGRWARTVTAKTVRIVVDRAPRITASTRRALDEEAAAFGRFLGREPELVIAD
- a CDS encoding AAA family ATPase; translated protein: MDFDQPPVVRVSRDPEAGMPAGEWPATIPAVAQLLADGIDLAPGVTFLVGENGSGKSTLVEAIAVAYGLSPEGGSAHGKHVTRSSESPLHRALMVQRGIGSGTWGFFLRAETMHGWYTYMDEYGGPNDTDYHAMSHGESFLEVLNRKFDSPSFYCLDEPEAALSFRSTLTLIRVLHDIAEAGGQVLCATHSPVLASMPGAHILEVGDWGLREAAWEDLELVRHWKAYLDAPMRYLRHTLADD